In Persicimonas caeni, a single window of DNA contains:
- a CDS encoding squalene/phytoene synthase family protein — MSTAPSTNLQKSPPPPPALREEDEAWAFCWHSLVQVSRTFSKPIELLPAELRAATTCGYLLCRIADTVEDDPNMSQSARDELFTAFLAVLEDGESPARFCQLAHSLEADAPEFELATNLDRVLRVFEKLPEPMQRVCVQWTGEMVRGMSLYGHRQPGANGVVTLNTVADLERYCYFVAGTVGRLLTGLFSHAIDDLSHERFTRMHQYAESFGLGLQMVNILKDQTDDLTRGWCFIPQTLWRAHGLTPADMLDETRHDDARAAVAPVFDTAREHLDAALEYTLAIPAEQTGIRLFCLLPLWMAVRTLAVADGNEAMFVADAPVKISRDEVGRLIASATQHVADDAALREQYAKLCRVD, encoded by the coding sequence ATGAGCACCGCGCCGAGCACCAACCTGCAGAAAAGCCCACCGCCCCCGCCGGCCCTCCGCGAAGAGGACGAGGCCTGGGCGTTTTGTTGGCACAGCCTGGTACAGGTCTCGCGCACGTTCTCCAAGCCCATCGAGCTTCTGCCTGCCGAGCTTCGCGCCGCGACGACCTGCGGCTACCTGCTGTGCCGCATCGCCGACACCGTCGAGGACGACCCGAACATGTCGCAGAGCGCACGCGACGAGCTGTTTACCGCGTTCCTCGCGGTGCTCGAAGACGGCGAGTCCCCCGCGCGTTTTTGCCAACTGGCGCACTCGCTGGAGGCCGACGCGCCTGAATTCGAGCTCGCCACGAACCTCGACCGCGTCCTGCGCGTCTTCGAGAAGCTCCCCGAGCCGATGCAAAGGGTGTGCGTACAGTGGACCGGCGAGATGGTGCGCGGCATGAGCCTGTACGGCCACCGCCAGCCCGGCGCCAACGGCGTCGTCACGCTCAACACCGTGGCCGACCTGGAGCGCTACTGCTACTTCGTGGCCGGCACCGTCGGCCGGCTCTTGACCGGCCTCTTCAGCCACGCCATCGACGACTTGAGCCACGAGCGCTTCACCCGCATGCACCAATACGCCGAGAGCTTCGGCCTCGGCCTGCAGATGGTCAATATCCTCAAGGACCAGACCGACGACTTGACCCGAGGCTGGTGCTTCATCCCGCAGACGCTGTGGCGCGCCCACGGGCTGACCCCAGCCGACATGCTCGACGAGACCCGTCACGACGACGCCCGGGCCGCCGTAGCGCCCGTCTTCGACACCGCCCGCGAGCACCTCGACGCCGCCCTCGAGTACACACTCGCCATCCCCGCCGAGCAGACCGGCATCCGCCTCTTCTGCCTGCTCCCCTTGTGGATGGCCGTGCGCACCCTGGCCGTCGCCGACGGCAACGAAGCGATGTTCGTCGCCGACGCACCGGTCAAGATCAGCCGCGACGAGGTCGGACGCCTCATCGCCTCGGCGACCCAACATGTCGCCGACGACGCCGCGCTGCGCGAGCAATACGCCAAATTGTGTAGGGTTGATTGA
- a CDS encoding response regulator, with the protein MSQGNSEGLSETLSEASEAEVRDILVIDDDPANLTAVEVALGDLGRRIVKAQSGREALRHLLEQDFALILLDVQMPEMDGFETARLIRSRDRSAHVPIIFITAYERDDDEVLRGYRLGAVDFMFKPIVPEVLRAKASVFVALQERTEEVRSHQVRLREMERREHDQQLAEERRRWETEQLRQENRRKDEFLAILSHELRNPLASIVAGLEFIGALDVPDDRFAGAHTLMNRQIHHLTRLVDDLLDISRISQGKIALDKCQMDLREAVEHAVESVCLSTSDRGHAVEISSPESPVWVHGDRDRLIQVVANLLSNAVRYTEADGHIEVELTAESTQTHLRVADNGRGIEPQAIDHIFELFTQEKTDGQGLGLGLTLVHRLVQMHGGTVDVRSDGPGTGSEFVVSLPLVTEASAAEDGGPSAEKEAVESPQYAPLSIALVDDDQDVREPMRMLLETWGHTVTDAKSGEEGVELVVAQRPDVVLMDIGMPGVDGYEAARQVRQTLRESTPRLIAMTGFGSSRDRERSRAAGFDAHIVKPARPDELKRILRGIDHDNEL; encoded by the coding sequence ATGTCGCAAGGGAACAGCGAAGGTCTGTCGGAGACTTTGAGTGAGGCCAGTGAGGCCGAAGTGCGCGATATTCTGGTCATCGACGATGATCCCGCCAACCTGACCGCAGTCGAGGTGGCGTTGGGCGACCTGGGGCGGCGGATCGTCAAGGCGCAGTCCGGGCGAGAGGCGCTTCGCCATCTGCTGGAGCAAGACTTTGCGCTGATCCTGCTCGACGTCCAGATGCCCGAGATGGACGGTTTCGAGACGGCCCGGTTGATTCGAAGCCGCGACCGCAGCGCCCATGTCCCCATCATCTTCATCACCGCCTACGAACGCGACGACGACGAGGTGTTGCGCGGCTACCGGCTGGGCGCGGTCGACTTCATGTTCAAGCCGATCGTGCCCGAGGTGCTGAGAGCCAAGGCGTCGGTCTTCGTCGCCCTCCAAGAGCGCACGGAAGAGGTGCGCAGCCACCAGGTCAGGCTCCGCGAGATGGAGCGCCGCGAACACGATCAGCAGCTGGCCGAAGAGCGCCGACGCTGGGAGACGGAGCAGCTTCGTCAAGAGAATCGGCGCAAAGACGAGTTTCTGGCCATTCTCAGCCACGAGCTTCGCAACCCGCTGGCGTCCATCGTGGCAGGCCTCGAGTTCATCGGCGCGCTCGACGTGCCCGACGATAGGTTTGCCGGGGCGCATACGCTGATGAATCGTCAGATCCATCATCTGACACGCTTGGTCGACGACCTGCTCGACATTTCGCGAATCTCGCAAGGCAAGATTGCCCTCGACAAGTGCCAAATGGACCTGCGCGAGGCGGTCGAACACGCCGTCGAGAGCGTGTGCTTGTCGACCTCCGATCGCGGCCATGCGGTCGAGATAAGCTCGCCGGAGTCACCGGTGTGGGTCCACGGCGACCGCGACCGGCTCATTCAAGTCGTCGCCAACCTCTTGAGCAACGCGGTGCGATACACCGAGGCCGACGGACACATCGAGGTCGAGCTGACCGCCGAGTCGACACAAACCCACCTGCGGGTCGCCGACAACGGGCGAGGCATCGAGCCGCAGGCCATCGACCACATCTTCGAGCTGTTCACCCAGGAGAAGACCGACGGCCAGGGGCTGGGCCTCGGGCTGACGCTCGTGCACCGGCTCGTGCAGATGCACGGCGGCACGGTCGACGTGCGCAGCGACGGACCCGGGACGGGGAGCGAATTCGTCGTGAGTCTACCGCTCGTGACCGAGGCATCGGCGGCCGAAGACGGCGGTCCGAGCGCGGAGAAGGAGGCGGTCGAGAGTCCGCAGTATGCTCCGCTCAGTATTGCGCTCGTCGACGATGACCAAGACGTGCGCGAACCGATGCGAATGCTTCTCGAGACGTGGGGGCACACGGTGACGGACGCGAAGAGCGGCGAAGAGGGCGTCGAGCTCGTCGTCGCGCAGCGTCCGGACGTCGTCCTCATGGATATCGGCATGCCCGGCGTCGACGGGTATGAGGCCGCACGCCAAGTGCGCCAGACCCTTCGCGAGTCGACCCCACGGCTCATCGCCATGACCGGATTTGGAAGCTCACGTGATCGTGAGCGCTCCCGGGCCGCCGGCTTCGACGCCCACATTGTCAAACCTGCTCGTCCAGACGAACTGAAGCGCATTCTTCGAGGAATCGATCATGACAACGAGCTCTGA
- a CDS encoding tetratricopeptide repeat protein, with translation MYRVERVKNTALAIALVAAGVGLPRASFAQQPIEKYAQANPSDDQVKLNQSAVEAILAEDYEKAAGLLEASLELGQLNVTWLNLGRAYQKLGRCDEARKAYLSVVTAPAVDEPPAKLINAKAEQYLEELEGECEEKGEEVGEAEGEGKEQEVVQPVEPPESGMSPVVGWSTTAGGVVLLGASAGLWLLAEEEYDAVEQGLDESKRASDGSVSAITRQEALDRRDRGDTLNTVALSSAILGTAVTGLGIYWLVSSGSDSDAQVSVSADGEGWSVGFRSRF, from the coding sequence ATGTATCGTGTCGAACGAGTCAAAAACACCGCCCTCGCCATTGCGCTGGTCGCGGCCGGCGTGGGCCTGCCGCGCGCGTCTTTCGCGCAGCAGCCCATCGAGAAATATGCCCAGGCCAACCCGAGTGACGACCAGGTCAAGCTCAACCAGTCGGCCGTCGAGGCGATTCTGGCCGAGGACTACGAGAAGGCGGCCGGTCTGCTGGAGGCGTCGCTGGAGCTGGGACAGCTCAACGTGACGTGGCTCAACCTGGGGCGTGCGTACCAGAAGCTGGGGAGGTGCGACGAGGCGCGCAAAGCCTACCTGTCGGTGGTGACGGCCCCGGCGGTCGACGAGCCGCCTGCGAAGCTCATCAATGCGAAGGCGGAGCAGTATCTCGAGGAGTTGGAGGGGGAGTGTGAGGAGAAGGGTGAGGAAGTAGGGGAGGCAGAGGGGGAGGGGAAAGAGCAGGAGGTCGTTCAGCCGGTGGAGCCGCCCGAGTCGGGGATGTCGCCCGTGGTCGGGTGGAGCACGACGGCCGGCGGCGTGGTGTTGTTGGGGGCGAGCGCGGGGCTCTGGTTGTTGGCCGAGGAGGAGTACGATGCGGTCGAGCAGGGGCTCGACGAGTCGAAGCGTGCGTCGGATGGGTCGGTGAGCGCGATCACTCGCCAGGAGGCGCTCGACCGGCGTGACCGCGGCGACACGTTGAATACCGTGGCGTTGTCGTCGGCCATTCTGGGCACGGCGGTCACGGGCCTGGGCATCTATTGGCTCGTGTCGAGCGGGAGCGACAGCGATGCCCAGGTGAGCGTGAGCGCCGACGGGGAAGGATGGAGCGTCGGGTTTCGCTCGCGGTTCTGA
- a CDS encoding glycoside hydrolase family 88 protein, with the protein MGGCDRYVSHQNEVDPCQRLQTAQAANICELLSTELDKAEQPANGEGLVVFRSYCDGIEERSSMAGAEAEEALAKAVAHRFNMGAPDDDCVYAAEWLTPRGDKEPWAAVDAMDTYRPTVDGLVIRRAPHEAVTPLDFTGVRPGESVEAIALLPHVYRRQSRDADYMRAETPVQVHDVRGFVLRDGEVSEFRYHRKRHAKIDEETLTEGVHRAAKWFETMRDEEQKRFYYEYNPYRDKYVDEEYNLLRHAGSSWSIMQAYGLTGDEKLRELGEYALDWIVGHSRTEKKQGRTIRFVVEPWNNKAKLGGAGLWLLALAEHARLTGDTSNLELMQQIANYIYLAQDPKTGKFESFHQNGEVFAPDFDSDYYPGEAMFALHRARPFLEDIPVCDVSRKGLEFMLRDEPRNMPATEYRFVNQWNAYTIREHRRDCDNKQFDWVWHRDLDHMLATSATLDDDPVVAGAYEGRDGDFSISPTRLEALTTICAELGREDEGIARRCAPIVRRTAALQLSFQHRPSNTWPWRNPEAANGGFGRGLDDESIRIDFTQHHLSAMYNAVDFLRHVAPHKNAADRLELANRERSFPFNLVGDATCEGGGSGKCL; encoded by the coding sequence TTGGGGGGATGCGATCGGTATGTCAGCCATCAAAATGAAGTCGACCCGTGTCAGCGCCTGCAGACCGCGCAGGCTGCCAATATTTGCGAGTTGCTGTCGACTGAGCTCGACAAGGCCGAGCAGCCCGCCAACGGCGAGGGCCTGGTGGTCTTTCGAAGCTATTGCGACGGCATCGAAGAGCGCAGCTCGATGGCCGGCGCCGAGGCCGAAGAGGCGCTCGCCAAGGCGGTCGCCCACCGCTTCAACATGGGCGCGCCCGACGACGATTGCGTCTACGCCGCCGAGTGGCTCACGCCGCGCGGGGACAAGGAGCCGTGGGCGGCGGTCGACGCCATGGATACCTACCGTCCGACCGTCGACGGACTGGTGATTCGCCGGGCGCCACACGAGGCGGTCACGCCGCTCGACTTCACCGGCGTTCGCCCCGGTGAGTCGGTGGAGGCGATTGCGCTGCTGCCGCACGTCTATCGGCGCCAGTCACGCGACGCCGACTATATGCGCGCCGAGACGCCGGTGCAGGTGCACGACGTGCGCGGCTTCGTGCTGCGCGACGGCGAGGTCTCCGAGTTTCGCTACCACCGCAAGCGCCACGCCAAGATCGACGAGGAGACGCTGACCGAGGGCGTGCACCGCGCCGCCAAGTGGTTCGAGACGATGCGCGACGAGGAGCAGAAGCGCTTTTATTACGAGTACAATCCCTACCGCGACAAGTACGTCGACGAGGAGTACAACCTGCTGCGCCACGCCGGCTCGAGCTGGTCGATCATGCAAGCCTACGGGCTGACCGGCGACGAGAAGCTGCGCGAGCTCGGCGAGTACGCGCTCGACTGGATCGTCGGCCACAGCCGCACCGAGAAGAAGCAGGGGCGCACGATTCGCTTCGTGGTCGAGCCGTGGAACAACAAGGCCAAGCTGGGCGGGGCGGGGCTGTGGCTGCTGGCCCTGGCCGAGCACGCCCGGCTGACCGGCGACACGAGCAACCTCGAGCTGATGCAGCAGATCGCCAACTATATCTACTTGGCCCAGGACCCGAAGACGGGCAAATTCGAGAGCTTCCACCAGAACGGCGAGGTCTTCGCCCCCGACTTCGACTCTGATTATTACCCCGGCGAAGCGATGTTCGCGCTGCACCGCGCGCGGCCCTTCCTCGAGGATATCCCGGTGTGCGACGTGAGCCGCAAGGGGCTCGAGTTCATGCTGCGCGACGAGCCGCGCAACATGCCGGCGACGGAGTACCGGTTCGTCAACCAGTGGAACGCCTACACGATTCGCGAGCACCGCCGCGACTGCGACAACAAGCAGTTCGACTGGGTCTGGCACCGCGACCTCGACCATATGCTGGCCACGTCGGCCACGCTCGACGACGACCCGGTGGTGGCCGGAGCCTACGAAGGCCGAGACGGCGATTTCTCCATCTCGCCGACGCGCCTCGAGGCGCTCACGACCATCTGCGCCGAGCTCGGCCGTGAGGACGAAGGGATCGCGCGCCGCTGCGCGCCCATCGTGCGCCGCACCGCCGCGCTGCAGCTCAGCTTCCAGCATCGCCCGTCGAATACCTGGCCGTGGCGCAACCCCGAAGCCGCCAACGGCGGGTTCGGCCGCGGACTCGACGACGAGTCGATTCGCATCGACTTCACCCAGCACCACCTGTCGGCGATGTACAACGCAGTCGACTTTTTACGCCATGTAGCTCCTCATAAAAACGCGGCGGATCGACTCGAGCTCGCCAACCGAGAGCGCAGCTTCCCATTCAACCTCGTGGGGGATGCGACGTGTGAAGGTGGCGGGTCTGGTAAGTGCCTGTAA
- a CDS encoding ATP-binding protein: MTPSKSQHPLNFRRLFESAPEPYLVLDPDFTIVAVNDAYLEATLTERDAIVGRHIFDVFPDNPDDPEATGVANLRASLETVRRDKVADTVAVQKYDIRRPDGSFETRYWSPRNSPVFDDDGELCEIIHRVEDVTELMRLKEKENSLESSVTEMEAELYDRSQEIQRKNRRLEEMAELARRESRNKDQFLAMLGHELRNPMAAISTATYVLKDARDQQAPNERLDWGLDIIERQLKHLSRLVNDLLDVARINEGRIELQREPVQINEIVRGALEIARPLINKRNQSLDIFLSDEPATVIGDTTRLTQVVSNLLNNASKYTPKGGHIAVGAGVENGLLFVEVTDNGKGIDAELLPHVFDMFRQAEVSIDRSQGGLGLGLTLVKKLVEMHDGTVQASSEGEGRGSRFVVHLPLASEASTPLDKTAGDEPTGRAQRVLVVDDNTDAAASLAMLLRVDGHQVEVAQDGDEAVDLAESFSPQVVLLDIALPDYDGYEVAHRLRQHTSANSLSLVAVTGYDDASDRRKSDEAGFAYHLVKPINHKRLRQVLQWISEEGQTT, encoded by the coding sequence ATGACCCCGTCCAAATCACAGCATCCACTGAACTTTCGTCGGCTCTTCGAGTCGGCGCCCGAGCCCTACCTGGTGCTCGACCCCGACTTCACCATCGTGGCGGTCAATGACGCCTACCTCGAGGCCACGCTGACCGAGCGTGACGCCATCGTCGGCCGGCACATATTCGACGTCTTTCCCGACAACCCCGACGACCCCGAGGCGACGGGCGTGGCCAACCTTCGCGCCTCCCTCGAGACGGTGCGCCGCGACAAGGTCGCCGACACGGTGGCCGTGCAAAAATACGATATCCGCCGCCCCGACGGCTCCTTCGAGACGCGCTACTGGAGCCCGCGCAACTCGCCGGTCTTCGACGACGACGGCGAGCTGTGCGAGATCATCCACCGCGTCGAGGACGTCACCGAGTTGATGCGGCTCAAAGAGAAGGAGAACTCCCTCGAGTCGAGCGTCACCGAGATGGAGGCCGAGCTCTACGATCGCAGCCAGGAGATTCAGCGCAAGAATCGACGCCTCGAAGAGATGGCCGAGCTGGCCCGGCGCGAGAGCCGCAACAAGGACCAGTTTTTGGCCATGCTCGGCCACGAGCTTCGCAACCCGATGGCGGCCATCTCCACGGCGACCTACGTGCTCAAGGATGCGCGCGACCAGCAGGCTCCCAACGAGCGCCTCGACTGGGGGCTCGACATCATCGAGCGCCAGTTGAAGCACCTGTCGCGCCTGGTCAACGACCTGCTCGACGTCGCGCGCATCAACGAGGGGCGCATCGAGCTGCAGCGCGAGCCGGTCCAGATCAACGAGATCGTCCGCGGCGCCCTCGAAATCGCCCGCCCCCTAATTAACAAGCGCAACCAGTCGCTCGACATCTTCCTGAGCGACGAGCCCGCCACCGTCATCGGCGACACGACGCGCTTGACGCAGGTCGTCTCCAACCTGCTGAACAACGCCTCCAAATACACCCCCAAGGGCGGCCACATCGCGGTGGGCGCCGGCGTCGAGAACGGCCTCCTCTTCGTCGAGGTCACCGACAACGGCAAGGGCATCGACGCCGAGCTTTTGCCCCACGTCTTCGACATGTTCCGCCAGGCCGAGGTCTCCATCGACCGCTCTCAGGGCGGCCTGGGGCTGGGGCTCACCCTCGTCAAAAAGCTCGTCGAGATGCACGACGGCACGGTCCAAGCCAGCAGCGAGGGCGAAGGACGAGGCAGCCGCTTCGTGGTGCACCTGCCCCTGGCCAGCGAGGCCTCGACCCCGCTCGACAAGACCGCCGGCGACGAACCCACCGGCCGCGCCCAGCGCGTCCTGGTCGTCGACGACAACACCGACGCCGCCGCGTCCCTGGCGATGCTGCTGCGTGTCGACGGCCACCAGGTCGAGGTCGCCCAGGACGGCGACGAAGCCGTCGACCTCGCCGAAAGCTTCTCCCCGCAGGTCGTCCTGCTCGACATCGCCCTGCCCGACTACGACGGCTACGAGGTCGCTCACCGACTGCGCCAACACACCTCGGCCAACAGCCTCTCGCTGGTGGCCGTCACCGGCTACGACGACGCCAGCGACCGTCGCAAGAGCGACGAAGCCGGCTTCGCCTACCACCTCGTCAAGCCGATCAATCACAAGCGGCTGCGCCAGGTCCTCCAGTGGATCTCCGAAGAGGGCCAGACCACCTGA